One segment of Pandoraea pnomenusa DNA contains the following:
- the pcaD gene encoding 3-oxoadipate enol-lactonase has translation MTMERLIEVDGATLRVAIDGDESAPALVLSNSLGTTLDMWAPQVPALAREFRVIRYDTRGHGGSSVTPGPYTIGQLGRDVLALLDALEIGRASLAGVSMGGMTGMWLGIHAPHRLARLAIVCSSAHIGGEDGWNARIRAVQSEGMAAVVDAVVSRWFTPAFAQREPALVERMKAMFRSLSAPGYAAACAAVRDMNQLDEIAAIEAPTLVVTGEGDLATPPVMSTAIVERIRGARQVIVPGAHLSNIECASAVTEALLTFLRGKTPVGAVPMTA, from the coding sequence ATGACGATGGAACGTTTGATCGAAGTCGACGGCGCCACGCTGCGTGTGGCGATCGATGGCGACGAGAGCGCACCCGCGCTGGTGCTGTCGAACTCGCTGGGCACCACACTCGACATGTGGGCACCGCAGGTGCCCGCGCTCGCCCGGGAATTCCGGGTGATTCGTTACGACACGCGCGGCCACGGCGGATCGTCGGTGACGCCGGGTCCGTACACGATCGGCCAGCTCGGCCGCGACGTGCTTGCGCTGCTCGATGCGTTGGAGATCGGGCGCGCGAGTCTGGCGGGCGTGTCGATGGGCGGGATGACGGGCATGTGGCTGGGCATTCATGCGCCGCATCGCCTGGCGCGTCTGGCGATCGTGTGCTCGTCCGCGCACATCGGCGGTGAGGACGGCTGGAACGCGCGCATTCGTGCCGTGCAATCCGAAGGCATGGCGGCCGTCGTCGATGCGGTGGTGTCGCGCTGGTTCACGCCGGCGTTCGCGCAGCGCGAACCGGCGCTCGTCGAGCGCATGAAGGCGATGTTCCGCTCACTCTCGGCGCCGGGCTATGCGGCGGCGTGCGCCGCGGTGCGCGACATGAACCAGCTCGACGAGATTGCCGCGATCGAGGCGCCCACGCTGGTCGTCACCGGTGAGGGCGATCTCGCCACGCCGCCGGTCATGTCGACGGCCATCGTCGAGCGCATTCGCGGCGCACGCCAGGTCATCGTGCCCGGCGCGCATCTGTCGAACATCGAATGCGCGAGCGCCGTGACCGAGGCGCTGCTGACTTTCCTGCGGGGGAAGACGCCGGTCGGCGCCGTGCCGATGACGGCGTGA
- the pcaC gene encoding 4-carboxymuconolactone decarboxylase — translation MNDQERYDNGMQVRRAVLGDAHVDRSLSHINDFNDDFQNFITRFAWGDVWTRPGLTRHMRSMVTLSLLIALNRGDEFRMHVRAAFNNGVTREEMKELFLHAALYCGLPAANQAIHDAEKVFAEMEAANPGSTTRARDGAQG, via the coding sequence ATGAACGATCAGGAACGCTACGACAACGGCATGCAGGTGCGCCGCGCCGTACTCGGCGATGCGCACGTGGACCGCTCGCTCAGCCACATCAACGACTTCAACGACGACTTCCAGAATTTCATTACGCGCTTTGCGTGGGGAGACGTGTGGACACGTCCGGGCCTCACGCGCCACATGCGCAGCATGGTCACCCTCTCGCTGCTCATCGCGCTCAACCGCGGCGATGAATTTCGCATGCATGTGCGTGCCGCCTTCAACAACGGTGTGACGCGGGAGGAGATGAAGGAACTGTTCCTGCATGCCGCGCTGTATTGCGGTCTGCCCGCGGCGAACCAGGCGATCCACGACGCAGAGAAAGTCTTCGCGGAGATGGAAGCCGCCAACCCCGGTTCGACCACGCGCGCGCGCGATGGCGCTCAGGGCTGA
- a CDS encoding 3-carboxy-cis,cis-muconate cycloisomerase produces MTELLDSLLRGSAVTARFSRDATLQGMLDFEAALAAAEAETGVIPGAAVAPIAAAARAGDLDWPALRDAAARAGNLAIPLVKQLTALVAARDAEAARFVHWGATSQDAIDTGLVLQVRGALDDLGADLDGLVAQLAEQVRQHRATVMIGRTWLQHALPITFGLKLAGTLDALLRARAELAEVREQALCVQFGGAAGTLASLGGHGPAVAAALARHLGLRNAATPWHGQRDRIVRVGSWAASLTGSLGKFARDTAMLTQTEVGEIAEASGPGRGGSSTMPHKRNPVGCAAILTAAARTPQLAATLFSAMQQDHERGLGTWHAEWEALPELLMLCGGALATARTLVADWTVDTARMRENVDITRGLIMAEAVTMALGESMGRLEAHRRVEACCREAIARQRHLLDVLRDDTGIASTLSGETLERLTDPQHYLGAADTFVSRVLALADAALALNLSARKSQ; encoded by the coding sequence ATGACGGAACTGCTTGACTCCTTGCTGCGCGGCTCCGCCGTGACGGCGCGTTTTTCGCGCGACGCCACGCTTCAGGGCATGCTCGACTTCGAAGCGGCGCTTGCCGCCGCCGAAGCCGAAACCGGAGTAATTCCGGGCGCAGCCGTCGCCCCGATTGCCGCCGCCGCGCGCGCCGGCGACCTCGATTGGCCCGCGCTGCGCGATGCCGCGGCCCGCGCGGGCAACCTAGCCATCCCCCTGGTCAAGCAACTCACCGCCCTCGTTGCCGCGCGCGACGCCGAAGCCGCGCGCTTCGTGCACTGGGGGGCCACCAGCCAGGACGCCATCGACACCGGCCTCGTGCTGCAAGTGCGCGGCGCGCTCGACGATCTCGGCGCCGACCTCGACGGCCTGGTCGCGCAACTGGCCGAGCAGGTCCGGCAGCACCGCGCCACCGTCATGATCGGACGCACCTGGTTGCAGCATGCCTTGCCGATCACGTTCGGGCTCAAGCTCGCCGGCACGCTCGACGCGTTGCTGCGCGCCCGGGCCGAATTGGCCGAGGTGCGCGAGCAAGCCCTGTGTGTGCAGTTTGGCGGTGCGGCGGGTACGCTGGCGTCGCTCGGCGGGCATGGCCCGGCGGTGGCCGCGGCGCTTGCCCGGCATCTCGGCCTGCGCAACGCCGCGACGCCCTGGCACGGCCAGCGCGACCGCATCGTGCGCGTGGGCAGCTGGGCCGCATCGCTCACCGGCTCACTCGGCAAGTTCGCACGCGACACGGCCATGCTCACGCAGACCGAAGTCGGCGAGATCGCCGAGGCGTCGGGACCGGGACGCGGCGGCTCGTCCACCATGCCGCACAAACGCAACCCGGTCGGCTGCGCGGCGATACTCACCGCCGCGGCGCGCACGCCGCAACTCGCCGCCACGCTGTTCTCCGCCATGCAGCAGGACCATGAGCGTGGTCTTGGCACCTGGCACGCCGAATGGGAAGCATTGCCCGAACTGCTGATGTTGTGCGGTGGGGCCTTGGCGACGGCACGCACGCTCGTGGCGGACTGGACCGTCGACACCGCGCGCATGCGCGAGAACGTGGACATCACGCGCGGGCTGATCATGGCCGAGGCCGTGACCATGGCGCTGGGCGAGTCCATGGGCCGGCTCGAAGCGCACCGCCGCGTGGAGGCCTGCTGCCGCGAAGCCATCGCGCGGCAGCGTCATCTGCTCGACGTGCTGCGCGACGACACCGGGATCGCCAGCACTCTTTCCGGCGAGACGCTCGAACGTCTGACCGATCCGCAACATTATCTGGGCGCCGCAGACACGTTCGTGAGCCGCGTGCTCGCGCTGGCCGATGCGGCGCTCGCGCTCAACCTCTCCGCCAGGAAATCCCAATGA
- the pcaG gene encoding protocatechuate 3,4-dioxygenase subunit alpha: protein MSDYQQTPSQTVGPYFAYGLSPEQYLYDFKSAFTPVVAGDRAEGERIRLIGCVYDGAGNPINDALIEVVQADAHGNYVRTAEDIERTGFAGAGRCGTGTDAENRFVIETVKPGAAAPGEAPRIDVILTMRGLLNHLFTRIYFDDEASANAADPVLQQVPAERRHTLIARREVTGGRVSYRFDIRMQGDEETVFLDL, encoded by the coding sequence ATGTCCGATTACCAGCAAACGCCGTCGCAGACCGTCGGCCCGTATTTCGCCTACGGCCTGTCGCCGGAGCAGTACCTGTACGACTTCAAGAGCGCCTTCACGCCCGTGGTGGCCGGCGATCGCGCCGAGGGCGAGCGCATCCGCCTGATCGGCTGCGTGTACGACGGCGCCGGCAATCCGATCAACGATGCCCTGATCGAAGTGGTGCAGGCCGACGCGCACGGCAACTACGTGCGCACCGCCGAAGACATCGAGCGCACCGGCTTTGCGGGCGCCGGCCGATGCGGCACCGGCACCGATGCGGAGAATCGCTTCGTCATCGAGACGGTCAAGCCGGGCGCCGCCGCGCCGGGCGAGGCACCGCGCATCGACGTGATCCTGACGATGCGGGGCTTGCTCAATCATCTGTTTACGCGTATCTATTTCGACGACGAGGCATCGGCCAACGCGGCCGACCCCGTGCTGCAACAGGTGCCGGCCGAGCGGCGCCACACGTTGATCGCCCGCCGCGAGGTGACCGGCGGCCGTGTGTCGTACCGGTTCGACATCCGCATGCAGGGCGACGAGGAGACGGTGTTCCTCGACCTCTGA
- the pcaH gene encoding protocatechuate 3,4-dioxygenase subunit beta, whose product MSNTTTVLRPRDWDSHPRLIDSGYKSTALRGPKQLLIPVKQNLADLRSPVYGNGIIGALDGDLTRNAVRNGEPLGERMIVTGRVLDEGGRPVPNTLVELWQANACGRYVHKVDQHDAPLDPNFLGAGRALTDAQGRYRFLTIKPGAYPWKNHHNAWRPQHLHFSVFGHYFATRLVTQMYFPGDPLLAYDPIFQATPAHARDRLIARFSMDITEPEYALGYEFDIVLRGADQTPMES is encoded by the coding sequence ATGTCGAACACGACAACCGTCCTGCGCCCGCGCGACTGGGATTCGCATCCCAGGCTCATCGACAGCGGATACAAGTCCACGGCGCTGCGCGGTCCCAAGCAGTTGCTCATCCCCGTCAAGCAGAACCTTGCCGATCTGCGCTCGCCGGTCTACGGCAACGGCATCATCGGCGCGCTCGACGGTGATCTCACGCGTAATGCGGTGCGCAACGGCGAGCCCCTCGGCGAGCGGATGATCGTCACGGGCCGCGTGCTCGACGAGGGTGGCCGTCCGGTCCCCAACACGCTCGTGGAGCTGTGGCAGGCCAACGCCTGCGGCCGCTACGTGCACAAGGTGGACCAGCACGACGCGCCGCTCGACCCGAACTTCCTCGGCGCCGGCCGCGCGCTGACCGATGCGCAGGGCCGCTACAGGTTCCTGACCATCAAGCCGGGCGCTTACCCGTGGAAGAACCACCACAATGCATGGCGCCCGCAGCATCTTCACTTTTCGGTGTTCGGCCATTACTTCGCGACCCGTCTGGTGACGCAGATGTATTTCCCGGGCGACCCGCTGCTGGCCTACGATCCGATCTTCCAGGCCACGCCGGCGCACGCCCGGGACCGTTTGATCGCGCGCTTCTCGATGGATATCACGGAGCCCGAGTACGCGCTGGGTTATGAATTCGACATCGTGCTGCGCGGTGCCGACCAAACGCCGATGGAGTCCTGA
- the pcaQ gene encoding pca operon transcription factor PcaQ, with translation MERHLLDGRIKLRHLQCLLAVAQHGSLQRAAEALSITQPAVSKTIAELEGLLGVRLFERGRNGARPTAQAELFLRHAGASVSALRQGIDVLSRAVGQTGGVISLAVLPTLAAAMMPSVLETFRREWPGIVVQVHTGANQQLLTRLKSGEMTLALGRMSDPEGMAGLTFEHLCATPLCVVVRPAHPLVQQRRVSMADLADHHVILPPHGTILRHTADSFLRAHGVGTLDDYSELLSMSLARAMTLRDDVVWIASEITVQDDLADGTLCALPFATNGTEESIGILWRNDTVPTPPEQTLISAMREAARVRYGVPGLR, from the coding sequence ATGGAAAGACACCTGCTCGATGGGCGCATCAAGCTGCGCCATTTGCAATGCCTGCTGGCCGTGGCGCAGCACGGCAGCCTTCAGCGCGCCGCCGAAGCCCTGTCCATCACGCAACCCGCCGTGAGCAAGACGATCGCCGAACTCGAGGGCCTGCTTGGCGTGCGTCTGTTCGAGCGCGGGCGCAACGGCGCCCGGCCCACCGCGCAGGCCGAGTTGTTCCTGCGGCATGCGGGGGCGAGCGTGAGCGCCCTGCGCCAGGGCATCGATGTGCTCTCGCGTGCCGTCGGCCAGACCGGCGGCGTGATCTCGCTTGCCGTGCTGCCCACGCTGGCCGCCGCCATGATGCCCTCCGTGCTCGAAACGTTCCGGCGGGAATGGCCCGGCATCGTGGTGCAGGTACACACCGGTGCGAACCAGCAATTGCTCACCCGGCTCAAGTCCGGCGAAATGACGCTCGCGCTGGGCCGGATGTCCGACCCCGAGGGCATGGCGGGGCTCACGTTCGAGCACCTTTGCGCCACGCCGTTGTGCGTGGTGGTGCGCCCGGCGCATCCGCTCGTGCAGCAGCGTCGAGTGTCGATGGCCGATCTCGCGGATCATCACGTGATCCTGCCACCGCATGGCACGATCCTGCGTCATACGGCCGACAGCTTCTTGCGAGCGCATGGCGTGGGCACGCTCGACGACTATTCCGAGTTGCTTTCGATGTCGCTCGCCCGTGCCATGACGTTGCGCGACGACGTGGTGTGGATCGCCTCCGAGATCACCGTGCAGGACGATCTCGCCGACGGCACGCTGTGCGCGCTGCCCTTCGCCACGAACGGGACCGAGGAATCCATCGGCATTCTGTGGCGCAACGACACCGTGCCGACCCCGCCGGAGCAGACGCTCATCAGCGCCATGCGCGAAGCGGCGCGGGTGCGCTACGGCGTGCCGGGGCTGCGCTGA
- a CDS encoding amidohydrolase family protein translates to MNLDKLVAIDTHVHAEVSCCQPPDLFGKAFDDAADKYFGTVLKQNRRPTIPETIEHYRERNIGFVMFTVDCEANIGRRRIPNEEIAGFAQENADIMIAFASIDPHKGRMGVREARRLVEEFGVRGFKFHPTMQGFFANDRMAYPMYELIAEYRLTAVFHSGHSGIGSGMPGGGGLRLKFSEPIHLDDVATDFPEMNIVIAHPSWPWQSQALSIALHKPNVYIDLSGWSPKYFSPELIQYANSLLREKMLFGSDFPLIAPDRWLRDFETAGFRDEVRPLLLKDNAVRMLGLSAPGHAAAGSHG, encoded by the coding sequence ATGAATCTCGACAAACTCGTCGCCATCGATACACACGTGCACGCCGAGGTGTCGTGCTGCCAGCCGCCGGACCTGTTCGGCAAGGCCTTCGACGATGCCGCCGACAAGTATTTCGGCACCGTGCTCAAGCAGAACCGTCGGCCCACCATTCCCGAGACGATCGAGCATTACCGCGAGCGCAACATCGGCTTCGTGATGTTTACCGTCGATTGCGAGGCGAACATCGGGCGCCGCCGCATTCCGAACGAAGAGATCGCGGGCTTTGCACAGGAGAATGCGGACATCATGATCGCGTTCGCGAGCATCGATCCGCACAAGGGTCGCATGGGCGTGCGCGAAGCGCGGCGGCTCGTCGAGGAATTCGGCGTGCGCGGCTTCAAGTTCCATCCGACCATGCAGGGGTTTTTCGCCAACGACCGCATGGCGTACCCGATGTACGAGCTGATCGCGGAGTATCGCCTCACGGCCGTGTTTCACAGCGGACATTCCGGCATCGGATCCGGCATGCCGGGCGGGGGCGGGTTGCGGCTCAAGTTCTCCGAGCCAATCCACCTGGACGATGTGGCGACCGACTTCCCCGAGATGAACATCGTGATCGCGCATCCGTCCTGGCCGTGGCAGTCGCAGGCCTTGTCGATCGCGCTGCACAAGCCGAACGTCTACATCGATCTGTCGGGCTGGTCGCCGAAGTATTTCTCGCCGGAACTGATCCAGTATGCCAACTCGCTGCTGCGCGAGAAGATGCTGTTCGGTTCCGACTTTCCGCTCATCGCGCCGGATCGCTGGCTGCGCGACTTCGAGACCGCCGGCTTTCGCGACGAGGTCAGGCCGCTGCTGCTCAAGGACAACGCGGTGCGCATGCTCGGGCTTTCGGCGCCCGGACACGCGGCGGCCGGGTCCCATGGATGA
- a CDS encoding acyl-CoA dehydrogenase family protein: MHEPKLQSAAHDIAFVLDKLGVGEALTRLVPYRELDTATLVQVVDEAARFAREVLAPLNAVGDREGCTWRDGEVRTPAGFADAYRQYRDAGWPSLPCDPSLGGQGLPVVAQVAVQELTAGANLAWTMYPGILHGAYECVHRFGSEALRETWLGPLVSGDWLATMALTEPGAGSDLGQIRTRAEWLDEASGTVRVTGEKIFISGGEQDLTPNIVHLVLARTPQAPAGSGGLSLFLVPKVLAGGERNAVHCTGIEHKMGIRGSATCSMAFEGAIGYLVGQPHRGLEAMFAMMNSARLHVGASGVGLAQQACEMAERHANERVQSRVPGAPAGAPIARHPAVWRLLEGQRVAVEGARLLLYRAALAIDESHHADTAPARAQADALAALLTPVVKAMSTEQAFHGASAALQVFGGYGYVEETGIAQYLRDARIPMIYEGTNEIQAIDLMLRKIARDDGAVLRQWLAWARAQAAEARMLPGLDGFGAAMAVLDEGVTMLPQIVALTQSSPRAALCVAGEMMRVVHGLSLAGLWAQAALAEHRVAASGHSAHDGKRRAARHWLKFELPETRRALAIVAAQILDPETAE; the protein is encoded by the coding sequence ATGCACGAACCGAAACTGCAAAGCGCGGCGCACGACATTGCGTTCGTGCTGGACAAGCTCGGCGTGGGCGAGGCGCTCACGCGCCTGGTGCCCTACCGGGAGCTCGATACGGCGACGTTGGTGCAGGTGGTCGACGAGGCGGCGCGCTTCGCGCGCGAGGTACTCGCGCCACTGAACGCCGTGGGCGATCGGGAGGGTTGCACGTGGCGCGACGGCGAGGTGCGAACCCCCGCCGGCTTCGCCGACGCCTACCGCCAGTACCGCGATGCCGGCTGGCCGTCGCTGCCGTGCGATCCGTCACTTGGCGGGCAGGGCCTGCCGGTGGTCGCGCAAGTGGCCGTGCAGGAACTCACGGCGGGCGCCAACCTCGCCTGGACGATGTATCCCGGCATCCTTCATGGTGCCTACGAGTGTGTCCATCGTTTCGGTAGCGAGGCACTGCGCGAGACGTGGCTTGGGCCGTTGGTGAGCGGAGACTGGCTCGCGACGATGGCCCTCACCGAGCCGGGAGCGGGCAGCGATCTGGGCCAGATCCGCACGCGCGCCGAATGGCTCGACGAAGCGTCGGGCACGGTGCGCGTGACCGGCGAGAAGATATTCATCTCCGGCGGCGAACAGGATCTCACGCCGAACATCGTGCACCTTGTGCTCGCCCGGACGCCGCAAGCCCCGGCCGGAAGCGGCGGTCTGTCGCTGTTCCTCGTGCCCAAGGTGCTGGCCGGCGGCGAGCGCAATGCCGTGCACTGCACCGGCATCGAGCACAAGATGGGCATTCGCGGTAGCGCCACATGCTCGATGGCCTTCGAGGGGGCGATCGGATATCTGGTCGGCCAGCCGCATCGAGGACTCGAAGCCATGTTCGCGATGATGAATTCGGCGCGGCTTCATGTCGGGGCTTCGGGCGTTGGACTGGCGCAGCAAGCATGCGAAATGGCCGAGCGTCACGCGAACGAGCGGGTGCAGTCGCGCGTGCCCGGCGCGCCGGCCGGTGCCCCCATTGCCCGGCATCCGGCGGTATGGCGCCTGCTCGAAGGGCAACGCGTGGCCGTCGAGGGCGCACGATTGCTGTTGTATCGCGCCGCGCTGGCCATCGACGAGTCGCACCACGCCGATACGGCACCGGCGCGCGCGCAGGCGGATGCGCTGGCGGCGCTGCTCACGCCGGTGGTCAAGGCGATGTCGACCGAACAGGCTTTCCACGGGGCGAGCGCTGCGTTGCAGGTATTCGGCGGCTATGGCTATGTCGAGGAGACGGGCATTGCCCAGTACCTGCGCGACGCCCGTATTCCCATGATCTACGAGGGCACCAACGAGATCCAGGCCATCGACCTGATGCTGCGCAAGATCGCGCGCGACGATGGCGCGGTGTTGCGTCAATGGCTCGCCTGGGCGCGCGCGCAGGCTGCCGAGGCGCGCATGCTCCCCGGTCTCGACGGGTTCGGCGCGGCCATGGCCGTGCTCGACGAAGGCGTGACGATGCTGCCGCAGATCGTCGCTCTCACACAGTCCTCGCCGCGCGCGGCGCTGTGTGTGGCCGGCGAGATGATGCGCGTGGTTCACGGGCTGTCGCTGGCGGGCTTGTGGGCGCAGGCAGCGCTCGCGGAGCACCGGGTGGCCGCATCCGGCCACTCGGCGCACGACGGCAAGCGTCGCGCCGCGCGCCATTGGCTGAAGTTCGAACTGCCAGAGACGCGCCGGGCGCTGGCGATCGTCGCGGCGCAGATCCTCGATCCGGAGACGGCCGAATGA
- a CDS encoding feruloyl-CoA synthase: MNQGNNTAASPDIAAHRYRPVSIGNPGVEVRRDGEFWYLRSREALGDFPERLTDRLVSGAARHPDRWLIARRGPDGAWIGITYAQMLLRARAIGQALRDRGLSAQRPIAILSGNDLEHFQLALGAMYAGVPFAPISPAYSIVSTDFGKLRHTLGVLRPGLVYVTDANAYGKAMDAVLGEDVIRVTACGDGGTLAFDALLEAVPRDIDAAHARVNGDTVAKILFTSGSTRSPKAVPTTQRMLCSNQQMLLQTFPTFGEAPPVLVDWLPWNHTYGGSHNVGIALYNGGTLYIDDGKPVAGKFEETLRNLREISPTVYFNVPKGWEDLAIALERDAVLRERFFARVNLYFFGGAGLSQAAWDRLERVTEQHCGERIRIMSGLGMTETSPSCMFTTGPIMRAGYIGLPAPGCEVKLAPVGGKLEVRFRGPNVMAGYWRHESTDPVFDEEGYYRTGDAATFVDPAHPEIGLQFDGRITEDFKLSSGTFVSVGPLRARVISEGAPYVQDAVVTGINRDDIGLMIFPRVEDCRRLSGLPNDAPLADVLAAPPVRDAFTTLLATLNASAGGSATYVARLMLLDTPPSLDRGEVTDKGSINQRAVQDHRAAAVEALHAAYEGTPHIILAPARR; this comes from the coding sequence TTGAACCAAGGCAACAACACGGCGGCCAGCCCGGACATCGCCGCGCACCGCTATCGGCCGGTCAGCATCGGCAATCCCGGTGTCGAGGTGCGTCGCGACGGCGAGTTCTGGTATCTGCGCTCGCGTGAAGCGCTGGGCGACTTTCCCGAGCGATTGACCGATCGGCTCGTGTCGGGCGCGGCCCGGCATCCTGACCGGTGGCTGATCGCACGGCGCGGTCCCGACGGCGCGTGGATCGGCATCACATACGCGCAGATGCTGTTGCGCGCGCGCGCCATCGGTCAGGCGTTGCGCGACCGTGGATTGTCGGCGCAGCGTCCCATCGCGATCCTGTCCGGCAACGATCTCGAACATTTTCAGTTGGCCCTCGGCGCGATGTATGCGGGCGTGCCGTTCGCGCCGATTTCGCCGGCGTATTCCATCGTGTCGACGGACTTCGGCAAGCTGCGCCACACGCTGGGCGTGCTGCGCCCGGGCCTCGTCTACGTAACCGATGCGAACGCTTACGGCAAGGCGATGGACGCAGTGCTGGGCGAGGACGTGATTCGCGTCACGGCGTGCGGTGACGGCGGCACGCTGGCTTTCGACGCGCTGCTCGAGGCGGTGCCGCGCGATATCGACGCCGCGCATGCCCGGGTCAACGGCGACACCGTGGCCAAGATCCTCTTTACGTCCGGCTCGACGCGTTCGCCGAAGGCGGTGCCGACCACGCAGCGCATGCTGTGCAGCAATCAGCAGATGCTGCTGCAAACCTTCCCGACCTTCGGCGAGGCCCCGCCGGTGCTGGTGGACTGGCTGCCGTGGAATCACACCTATGGCGGCAGTCATAACGTCGGTATCGCGCTGTACAACGGCGGCACGCTCTACATCGACGACGGCAAGCCCGTCGCCGGGAAGTTCGAGGAGACGCTGCGCAACCTGCGCGAGATTTCGCCGACCGTCTACTTCAACGTGCCGAAGGGATGGGAGGATCTCGCCATCGCCCTCGAGCGCGACGCCGTGTTGCGCGAGCGCTTCTTCGCGCGGGTGAACCTGTATTTCTTTGGCGGGGCGGGACTGTCGCAGGCGGCGTGGGACCGGCTGGAGCGCGTGACGGAGCAGCATTGCGGCGAGCGCATTCGCATCATGTCGGGGCTGGGCATGACCGAGACGTCGCCGAGCTGCATGTTCACGACCGGGCCGATCATGCGCGCGGGCTACATCGGCTTGCCGGCGCCGGGCTGCGAGGTCAAGCTCGCCCCCGTGGGCGGCAAGCTCGAAGTGCGGTTTCGCGGGCCGAACGTCATGGCCGGGTACTGGCGACATGAATCCACCGATCCGGTATTCGACGAAGAGGGCTACTACCGCACCGGCGACGCGGCGACGTTCGTCGACCCGGCGCACCCGGAAATCGGCCTGCAATTCGACGGACGCATCACCGAGGATTTCAAGCTCAGTTCCGGCACGTTCGTGAGCGTCGGTCCGTTGCGCGCCCGTGTGATTTCGGAAGGTGCGCCTTACGTCCAGGACGCGGTAGTGACCGGCATCAATCGCGATGACATCGGCCTGATGATCTTTCCCCGCGTGGAGGATTGCCGGCGCCTGAGCGGCCTGCCCAACGATGCGCCGCTGGCCGACGTACTCGCCGCGCCGCCCGTGCGGGACGCCTTCACGACACTGCTGGCAACGCTCAACGCGTCGGCGGGCGGCAGCGCCACCTACGTGGCCCGCTTGATGTTGCTCGACACGCCGCCGTCGCTCGATCGCGGCGAAGTGACCGACAAGGGCTCGATCAACCAGCGCGCGGTGCAGGATCATCGCGCGGCCGCGGTCGAGGCATTGCACGCGGCGTACGAGGGCACGCCCCACATCATCCTCGCGCCCGCGAGACGCTGA